CAATCCATTCCTCATCGCCACACGCGGGCCGCGCCAGCGTGGCATGCCTTGCCGGCTTGTCATCAACTCATCGACAGCGTGACACTTTCGCGGCAATTTGTAAAGTCGATTCAGCGATTCACGACAGACTGACGGCGGGTCTCGAGTTCGGCGAGGGCCCATTCGACGAGGGAGGGGGTCGCTGATCCCGGTTGTGCTTGCACGCCAGGTTGATTCGGCTAGCTCGTTGCTGAGACCTGCTGCGCCTGTTTCGGGCGGGTGGCGCACACGGCGGCTTGTCAGCCTGCGGGAAAAGGTCGGCACCAGCGGGTGACGTGCGGTTGTTCTTGCCAGTGGGCGCGGTCCAGATGACCGTCGCGTCGGCCCACTGAGTATCGCGTCAGCCGCCGAAGGTCTTGAGCCGTTGCTGTTGCCTAATAAGGCATTTGAGGTTCTCCAACACGGTCAGGCCAGCGTTCCATCGCATCGAGTCGGCCCTATTGCCGCCCTGCGGGATGACCTGGGAGGAACGCCATGAGTCTGGTGGCCCTCAAAGATCCGCCGGCGAGCCGGATCGAATCCACCGTCGGACTCGGGCCTTTAGTCGGCGGCCAGATACCCCGCCTCGCCAAGCACCACATGCACCCGCTCAGCGAAGTTTTCCCCGGACTCCTGATCGCGTCGGCGCACTTCGTCGGTGACCAATTCCGCGATCAACGCCCACGTCCGATCACGGAAAGCGGTGTCATCGGCGGAGAGTGCGACGGGTGAGAAGTCCACCTAGATCGCGTCGATCACGATATCGCGGAAGCGTTCGATGGCCTCGAGCGCGTGCGCCTGGCTGTCCCCGGGCAGGCCGACATGCACCCAGGTCACCCCGAGCGCCGCCAGCTTGTCCAGGCCGCCGAGGTATGCGTCGGCATTGAAGTCGTCTGCGGCGGGGCTGCCGCCGGCGAAGTTGGTGAAGGTCACGTCGATCGCCGACCAGTCCCTGCCCGCCGCGTCGCAGCGGCGCCGCACGTCGTCGATCCCATCGGCCAGCCGCTCCACCGAGTCGATGGCCGCGGTGCCCGCGGTTCGGCCCAGCCGCGCGGGGGCGGGAAACGACACCAGCCATCGCCGTGGTGCGCGACTCGCTGGCGAGCCGCGGCGGTGTTTCCGCCGATCCAGATCGGCGGATGCGGCCGGGTGACTGGGCGGGGGTGCGCGGTAATTCCCTGCGCGCTGAAATGCTTTCCCTCAAAAGACATGTCATCGGTGGTCCACACCGCGCGGATCACCGCCAAAGCCTCCTCGAACAGCTCCGCCAGCTCGTCGTAATTCACGCCCAACGCCGCGAATTCCCGCCTGAGGTAGCCCACGCCGACCGCCAGCGTGTATCGGCCACCCGACAGCAGGTCCAGCGTCGCACCCGACCTGGCCACCACGAAGGGGGTTGCGAAGGGGCGGGGTGATCGGTGAAACCGAACCCGTGAAACCCGGCGGCCTCGGCCCCGGCGGCCGCCCTCGCAATGCTGGCCCCGCTCAACAACTCCGGGTTGTAGGGATGGCTATGCATCGGGTGGGTGAGGGTGAAGCGCATCGATATCTTCCAGCCGCTAGAACCGCGAACGGGCGTCGATAGCGGTGTCGCAGGTGCGCAGCGGCCGGATCAGCGCCTCCTGGGCAAAGGACGCCAGCAGCTCACCCGCCTCGGTGTGCACCGTGCCGCGCACATACGACATCCCAGCGCCGACCTGGGTGCTCTCGTGCGTGTAGAGCAGCCACCCGTCCCAGCACACCGGTTCGTGGAAGGTCACCGAGATCGTCATCGGCGCGGTGGACACGGTCAGGTGCGCCTGGCTGGTACCGATGCCGGGGTGCGCCCGCATGGTGGTGGAAATCCCCAGGTGTCCGGCGAAATGCGCGATCAGCGCCTTGGCCAGGTCATCGCGGTTGGGGATCGGCTCATAACGCAGCCATGCGTGCAGCTCCGGGGGCCCTACCTCGTCGGGGCTATTGACGTCGACCACGTCGACCAGGCGCAGTTCCCGTCCGGTCATTGGCATCTCGGAGACGTTGGCATCCGCGGGCCCGGCCACGTCCGGCCGCGGTAGGTGGTGGCGGATGATATCGCCCGACGGAACATCGGCCAGCACGGTCACGCTCAGGCAACGTCGGCCGTTCTGGTGCGCGGCGACGATCGCGGTGGCGGTCGACCGACCCTCGTGCACGACGTCGATGACAAGTTCGATGGCCGGGCCGACCGCAACGGCACGCGAGAACACCGCGTGTGCCGAGCGCACCGACTTGCCCGGGAATCGTTTCGCCACAGCGACAATCGCCTGGGCGACCACCTGGGTGCCCTCGACCACCTGGCGCTCGCCGCCCTGGGCGATCCCGGTGTCGCCGCTGTACCGGTCGGGGCCGTCGGCCCGCACGTCGAACAGGTCGAGCAGGCGTTCGACCGACCACTGCGCCCGTTCCGAATCCGCGGTCAACGCGCTCACCTCTCGCCATCCCGTGACGACCAGCTCAGGGCCCAGCGTGACATTTTGTATATGATTTGTAAAGCACCGGCCGGCC
This is a stretch of genomic DNA from Mycobacterium lacus. It encodes these proteins:
- a CDS encoding acyl-CoA thioesterase, with the protein product MSALTADSERAQWSVERLLDLFDVRADGPDRYSGDTGIAQGGERQVVEGTQVVAQAIVAVAKRFPGKSVRSAHAVFSRAVAVGPAIELVIDVVHEGRSTATAIVAAHQNGRRCLSVTVLADVPSGDIIRHHLPRPDVAGPADANVSEMPMTGRELRLVDVVDVNSPDEVGPPELHAWLRYEPIPNRDDLAKALIAHFAGHLGISTTMRAHPGIGTSQAHLTVSTAPMTISVTFHEPVCWDGWLLYTHESTQVGAGMSYVRGTVHTEAGELLASFAQEALIRPLRTCDTAIDARSRF